The Puntigrus tetrazona isolate hp1 chromosome 13, ASM1883169v1, whole genome shotgun sequence genome contains the following window.
TAAGTACCTTAGTGCCCACTTACAATGCAATTAGACTGTGTTGTAACCTGCGCAAGGCTGTGCCACGAGATGTTAATTTTGTGCTTTATGTTGAGTACATGACTATAGCAAGCTGTCTGTAGTATAAAAACTGTGTAGATGCTCTGTCTAAATAAAACGTTGCTGTTGGCTGCTTGTATTCCCAGCTGAGGTGTCCCAGTTCAAGCTGTGCTTTTAGGTTTATTTGCAGCACATCTGAAGCATTTTGCTGAAACGGCAGTCTGGTCCACCTGTTAGTCTTTAGAGGGCTCGCACTTTGTGGAATGAAAGCTGTCACACTCCTTCACACACTgcatctctctcactctctgtcctCAGTCTGCCATCTACAAGATCTGCAAAGAGATGTTCACTGAGGGCTGCGAGGGCATCTCTTTCTCCGATGAGTCACCTGACCTCATTGGAGACAGGTATGGTTTGAGCTTCCACTTTGTGTAGTCACGTTTGAGCCATTATGTATGCTTGATTAATAACTTGCGAACTTTGTACCACCATCTTCCTCGTTGCAGGTTAGTGGGAGGTTTCCTGACGCTCAGCCCAGACTATGGATTTGTGCTCGAGGATGAGGAAGGTATATGCGGCTACGCTCTGGGCACTGTGGATGTCAAACCTTTTGTGAAGAAATGCAAGATGAGTTGGATTCCATTTATGCAGGAGAAATACATCAAGCCAGACACAGAGAAGGACCTGTCAGAGGCTGAGGTTAGCATGGCAAGCTCATTCTCAAAAGCACGatatagaatatttttattcattaatggcTAAATCTATTGAATCTTCAGACAAAATCTAATATATAGCCTATACATTTGAATCATATGTTGATAATTTAGCGGCCTTTCTTGTATCATATGTTACAATAGGTTTTATATGGTAAAAGGGTTAGAACGGGTTTATggcaactttaatttttttttttttttttttttttctctagaaAATGATGCTAAGTTTCCATGAAGAGGAGGAAGGCTTGCCAGAGTCGTTCCTTAGTAACTTCCCATCTCTCATTAAAGTGGACATTCATGCAAAAGTTACTGACCCCAGTGTTGCCAAAAGCATGATGGGATGCCTCCTCTCATCATTGAAAGCCAATGGTAGGTAATGTTAGGTTGTGTGGCATGTAACATGATCCCATTATTAATTGCACTAGTAATAACAttgttattatagttattagtCAGTAGTTACTTAAATACGTTGTAcatttaaagctgcttttaatCTCTGTGTGGTCCATCTTCTCTTACCACACTTTCCTTTGACTTTAGTAAGTAATGTTTATAGTTCACAAATGTCAGATGTTGACATCTGAGAAGACATGAAAAACTGCAGTGATTTGTTTGAATTCTTTGTTTCATAAACACATCTTCTCCTCGGTTGTCAGGTTCACACGGTGCTTTCTGTGAGGTCCGGCAGATGGACAAAAGGATGTTGGACTTTTATAGTAAACTGGGCTGCTTTGAAGTGGCCAAAATGGAGGGATTCCCAAAAGACATTATTATAATGGGGAGGAGCTTGTGAATCTAAACCTCCAAGAAGAAAGTGTACAGAGGGAGCCTCCCAGAAATTGCACAAAGCTTCGGCCCCAACACGCTACCTGTTCATGTAACTATAGCAAGTTTTGTAATAGCAACTCTGGTGGCCTGTAGCTTCATTCACATCGTTCGCCGAATGCACTTCTAGAATTTTAGTTGCTGTTCATTCACTTGGCCAGTGTGTGGAAGAAGTTCAAAGAGAGTGtgcacatatgcacacattGGTGTGTtcagaaatggaaaaagaatTGAAGTGGGTCTGCAAGGGTAATTCAGGATGCATGAGTtacttttgaggtttttttttttttttcctggtggGCCGTTTGCTTGAGTTGGCTAAGTGCCATTGAACCCACTAAATCTTTTAGGTATGGCCGAGTTGCAGTTTGTGTTCAGCATATGCGCATGTTTAAGTTAACATCTAGAATCTCCAGGCTAAAAACTTGCCATTACTTGATAGCAGACATCTTCACTTTGCCGTTTTTAATAGTTCATTTCAGTGCTTTACAATGTTCAAAGCAATAATCTAGAAGGACTTCTTAACAGTCAGGGTTTGTGTTATTGCTTTCCAGGACATTGTAGTAAATTCTGCCGTTTTCCAGGTTCAAACGGTGTCTGTGAGCTCTCGTACGGAGAACGCGGCAGGCTAAAGCTATCCTTTGAGGTTTGGGATGCTGTTCTGGTGttgtttagaaaagaaaaaaactgtactttGAGCAAGCAGAAGTAAATACAGTTAAAGTCTGTTGTCTTTAAGACCGCATGGGATACTTTTGTGTAAGCCTTTAGCATGTGTATCTTTTAGTgatacagttttttattttgtacaaaaatgcCTTTTGGCTTTTGCCCTCATCCTGCATATATTTGAGGGTTGTGAGAAGTAATTTCCtacatttccttttttgtttaaaatggttAATTATACAGTTCTGAGACAATAGGGTTACATTACAATTCTGAAATGCTGatgtttaccaaaaaaaaaaaaaaaaaaaaaaaagtattgtaaaCATCAAGACCAAATGCCCTGTCTCTTAATTagactgaaaactgaaaataaatgaaggtACATTAGTGGattatctttaaaatacatgagatttttttttctgctgcctGAAGAGAATAACTTTGCTTGTTCTTTAATGAAAGTCTGCCTGTGTCAACATATTTGAAGTTCCCTACAGTTGAAGTTGGGTTTCTCTGAAATCCACTCTGCATTGTCAGTGCTAGGATTGTTTTCCTGAATGTAGGTGCAAAAGAAACTGTTTATTCTGTATTTACTccctttttttaaccaaaattactgttgtttttgtttgtttgtttttttttttgtattattatttttctgtattgtgCTATATTTTGGAAAAACTAAACGAGCACAAAAGGCTCCTGCAGATTTCtgtatgtaatgtttaaaatgcctGAGTTAAAGAAAGATGTAAATAGTTTTGTGCATGTGAAGGGCCAACagtttgacagtttttttttcaccccatTTAAGGGAAATTTGTACGCAAAAATAGCTATTGTTTATCTCTATATGGCTTgttgcttcattttcttttggttGATCACATCCAATGTAaagggcttttttttctttcttttttaaggtCACAttcaatgcatatatttaaaaaatgaagacctttctgtattttgatgtaattatgattatgtatatgtaaaatagtTGTAATTTCTGTAAGGGTTGTATGTAATTAAGATGgctattaaaatgttacatagaaaaaaaaatctgttgttaGTGAGTTGCTCTCTAGGGTGGCAGTTGCTTCCCCATCTAAACACTCTTTTATTACACTTTGCAAGATTTCAATTCCAATTTTATTGCATGCTAGTATATGTAATTGGTAGTCCTGGAAGATAaacgttatagtaatggatggatggatgagtggtATGAAAgcctaaattaaattacaataagctttttcaaaactaaacaaatgctAAGTtagcaataatataataattttaatggtagactaaaaagaataaattataaccttcaaaacaaaaacagccagGGCAAATAACTAACAATGTGGTATTAAAGTACTGCAATAATGTATTAGCAACAACAAGAAAACccaatgttttattctttaatatttgacACGGGATGCGGATattgtaccaaaaaaaaaaatcccgcTTCCGCGTCCATGTTGATGACGTCTTGATTCCCGCGACGGTTTTCGCGTTCTCGTCACATGTGTTTTGAAAACGAACGGGACTGTGGATGTTATAGCCTCGATTGAAGGGATTTTAGTAACGTTTGAGCAACTATGTCTTTTGTGGAGGACGAAGTGTCAGACAGTGGAGTGGAGTCCCGCTCGCGGTTGGAAAGCTATGTGTTCAGTAAGATCCACAGTGGCGCGCTGTGTGCTTTGTACATTTGCTAACACACGTGGGACAACGGCAATTGGCAGTGTTTTCTCTAATAATCGTAGCTAAGGGTGTTTAACGCTCATCGAAATAACCCATCCAGGGTCACTGGGCGTCAAGATACAGCTCAAACGCCGTTGTCTTCAGTAACTCCATTCATTTATGCATTGAATTTGCAGATaccttttttaatattgttgctTTGGACTCCTTTAGGTTGTGAGCTGTCTTCCGAGGTTCCGTTTTACACATTTCAAGCAGATGAAGATGACGATGTGGAACATTTTCTCGAGCTTAGAACGGTTCGTAGACTGTTTTAGATTTCTTCCTGATTTCTGCTTTTAAGTCCGTATGAAATTAAGACGCATCCTATCGGTTCCGTTTTTAAACGCATGTTTATATAGTTCGTCGTTCAAATTTCAACCGTTGCATAATGCATGTTTgcgtgtttgtttattcatttaaaccttttaaatttttaatcaaagtgCTCTGCGATCATCTGGTGAAATTACATACCTCACCCTGGTAAGCAGGACGTCAACAGTGATTTATAGATGTGTGCGGATTATAAAGATTCTGCAGGCAAAAAGATTCATGGTCTGTTTTCCGTAGTGTAGAGAAAAGAAGCACAGCTCACAccaaagttacttttaaaaccAAAACGCCTTTTGACAGTGGAAGCAGGGAATCCATGTGCAAATATACATGGGCCAGTTTTTTGTTCTCCTGTGAAATTCCAAACTAAATGGATTCCTATGGAtattgcttttgaaaatgtgctgaaCCGTGGTCGGTGTCACATTCATCAGGCTCCACTTTGTAATCGCATCTCAACATGCAGCGAGCAACTGATGGATAGAACCAAGTACCTGTCCTACATTGTCTTTTCTGATATGTCTGGATATATACCTGTTGCTGCTTCCATCTCATTGTGATTTCCAgagcttgtttttaaatgcataactaTTTACCTTTCTCTCTAACCGTTAGATTTGTCTGGGTGACGGTGCCAAAGAGGAGAATAATGTTGTGGAAGTGACCGCTATGAATCACCAAGGAAAGAAAATATCAGTGCCCCTAGCTAATCTCAACATCTCCTGCCTGCCTATGGTAATGCGACATATTTCagagttactttttttaaatgatgctgTTACACGTCACAAGTGTTCCTACATATTGcaagtttttaaacatttgtttttactcaGGTAAGCCTCGGGGAGTTTGAGTTGATGGCTCCCGTCACGCTACGACTGAAGTCCGGCACTGGACCAGTGACCGTCAGTGGATTACATTTAGTTGGTGAGGAATGACCGCAGCTCTCTGTCGCAAACCTGATCTTATAGCCGTTTcgtctttttgttttgaaaacgaATGACGCTAATACGTTCTCCTCCTTCAGCCACAGAGAATGAAGAGTCTGAGTTATCGGACGAAGACGACGACGAAGACGATGACAGTGAGGAGGAAATGCCCTCAGTCAAACCGGCCAAGAAAAAGC
Protein-coding sequences here:
- the npm3 gene encoding nucleoplasmin-3; translation: MSFVEDEVSDSGVESRSRLESYVFSCELSSEVPFYTFQADEDDDVEHFLELRTICLGDGAKEENNVVEVTAMNHQGKKISVPLANLNISCLPMVSLGEFELMAPVTLRLKSGTGPVTVSGLHLVATENEESELSDEDDDEDDDSEEEMPSVKPAKKKLKA